In the genome of Bosea sp. ANAM02, the window ACACCATCTCGGCATCATAGTCGACCAAGAGGCGTGGGGTCTCACAGTCCTCCAGTGTGAAGAACGACGGGATCGTCATCTGGGCAGCTTGGACCAGGCGATCAAGCATGCCCGCATAATTTCCGAGCAAACGATTGATCTCTGGCTCGAAGATCGAGCGAAGATGGCCGAATTCTCCCGTCAGCCTATCGAATTCGCGCCCATAGACTGCCGCCTCTACGGCATCAACCCGCAACCGAAACCCCTTGCTGCCCAACGGAACAGCTGTTGCGGGCTCCTCGATCATGCCGGATCGATATACGGGCACGGTCGGCGGCATCGGCACTTCAGCCTGCCGGTTGCGGCCACAGGACTTCTGCGCCAATCGTTCCTCGATCGCGCCGGCGACGCCTGCGTAAAATGCCCGGTAGGTGAACCGGCCTGATCCGACCAAGTGGTCAAAAGCGCGCTGAGTCATTGCTTCCAGCGACGGCAGATCTTTCAGGCGCTCAAGGACCGCGTCAACGTTTGAAAAATCCTTCTCCAACGAGATGTAGTGCTGATTCGGTACGATGGCGTCCGAATAGCGGCCCTTGAAGAGAACCATTGGCGTGCGCATCATCGCACACTCGAAAACACGCGGAGAAATCTGCCCCATCTCGATTTCGCCGTCGCGATCGACGACGATCGGCAGGAAATCGGCATAGCTCGGCGGGACGCCGCCATTGGCCGCCGTCATTTCCTTGAAACGGACTTCGATGCTGCCGTCGAAATCGAATACGTTGGAGCCCGATTCCGAACCGAGCATGGCGCGGCAATTCCCGATGAAATCGAACCACGCCGTGCCGTAGATGCGGCTGGCCTCATCCATCGCGATATCGGTCGCGATGCTGCGAGCATCGCATAGCTCCTTCATGCGCCGCCCGATCTCAAACTTGTCGAAGCCGAGGCGCCCGTAGCGCCCACCGATATCCCGCCCGCGATAACCAATGAAGATCGATCGCTGCGCCAGAGGCTTGGGCGCGGGCAGTTCGGACATCAACATTTCTGGAACATAGCCCGTAAAGACCGTGATGAAGGTCACATCGGGGAATTCCGACCGGGGGTACACATAGTCGAGACTATCCTGCGGCACGCATGTCAGGACGATATCGAAACCCAGGTCCTTGATCGCCGCCTTGAGCGTGTCGGTGCGGTCATATTCGTCCTGGACCGCCAGGACCTTCACTCCGGAGAAGGCTTTCAGCTTCTCGCGATATCTGTCCGAAACATACCCCTCGAAGCACAAACGAGCGCAATAGCTATGAAAGACGATATCGTAGCCATCGAAAGCAAAATCGATCACCGCGTTATGCGTGACGTGAACGAAGTCAGTCTCGAAGCCGGAAAATTTTTTGAATGCGACCAGGTAGTCGAGCGTCGTCTGAACATGCGTGCTCGACATGGAGTAGGCGACCAGCGCCCGCTTGACGCTCGACAAATGAAGATCCTCTTGTTCGCGGTGCCGTGAGATAGGTGGAAGTGAGATTGGTGGTCAAGCGCTGAAGCCCATCTGCATACCGTGCTGCATCAAGGCACCGTAGACTTGCTGCAGCAACCCCCCGCGCCCGCCATCGCGGAATTGCTTTGTCGGCGGCCATCTTCTATTCGCAAGCCAGCAGTCGGGTGCACTGGTCGGCTGTCCGGCATCGGAACGATCATGGTTCAGATTTTTACCGTCCTGGGCGCTAGGCCCCAGTTCATCAAAGCCGCTCCCGTCAGCCGCGCGATCGCGGAGGCCGGCATGACCGAGGTCATCGCTCATACGGGGCAGCACTTCGATGCGCTGATGTCGGACGTCTTCTTCGATGAGCTCGATATCCCCAAGCCCAGCTACAACCTCGAGGTCAACAGTCTCGGCCATGGCGCGATGACCGGCCGCATGCTAGAGAAACTCGAGGAAGCGATGCTCGCGGAAAAGCCCGACGCGGTTCTGATCTACGGCGACACCAATTCGACGATCGCCGGAGCGCTTGCTGCCGCCAAGCTCAACATTCCGGTCGCACATGTCGAGGCGGGTCTCCGCTCGTTCAACCGCCGCATGCCGGAGGAGGTAAACCGTGTCGTGGCCGACCATGTCAGTTCGCTGCTGTTCTGCCCGACGGAAACCGCCGTCGCCAATCTGGCGGCCGAAGGCATCACGAAGGGCGTTCACGCCGTCGGCGACGTCATGTTCGATACGACGCTCGCCGCAGTAAAACGAGCGGAGGGCCGCTCGACCATCATCGAGACGCACGGGCTGAGGCCTGGCAGCTACGCGGTCGCGACCATCCACCGCGCGGAGAACACCGACGATCCCGAACGCTTCGCGCGGGTTGTCGCCTGGCTCGAAGCTGCGGCCCATGAGGTGCCAGTGGTGATGCCGGTCCACCCACGGACTCGCAAGCTGCTCACCGGCCGCGGCCTCGCCCCTGCCGGAGTGACCCTGATCGATCCGATCGGCTATCTCGACATGGCTCGCCTGTTAAGCCAGGCCGCAGCCGTCTTCACCGATTCCGGCGGGCTTCAGAAGGAAGCCTATTTTCACCGCGCGCCTTGTGTAACGCTACGCGACGAGACCGAATGGGTCGAGACCATCGAGGCAGGCTGGAACCGGCTTTGGACCGGCCCCGACTACACCGCCCGCCGCGATATCCCCGATTATGGCACTGGGCGAGCGGCCCAGGCCATCGCCAAGCTTCTGCATGAGGCAATCTAGAGTGTCTTGCAAAGCGTATCCGTCGGTTGAAGACAGCCGACGAGACCGTCCAGGAGCGCATCCGCCGTCAGGAGAAACGCGGAACAGTTCCGGATCGGACGCCCCCGAAACCTCGATGCAACATCCTCATATGGATAGGCGATGAATCTTAGCGGCAAAAAAGTGGTGGTGATCGGCGGCGCCGGTCTCATCGGTTCCCATACCGTCGATCAGCTCACGCAGACGGATGTCGGCGAAATTCTCGTCTACGACAATTTCGTGCGCGGGCGCGCGATCAACTTGACGGGTGCGCTCCGGGATCCTCGCGTGAAGATATACGATGTCGGCGGCGACATCCTGCAAACGGACGTGTTGCAATCCGCGTTCGACGGCGCCGATGGCGTGTTCCATTTCGCAGCCCTCTGGCTGCTGCAATGTCACGACTTCCCGCGCTCCGCTTTCGACGTGAACGTCCGCGGCACGTTCAACGTGCTCGAAGCCTGTGTGGCGAAGAACATCAAGCGTCTCGTCTATTCCTCCTCGGCTTCCGTCTATGGCGATGCGGTCGCAGAGCCCATGACCGAAGATCATCCCTTCAACAACAAGAACTTCTACGGTGCGACCAAGATTGCCGGAGAGGCCATGGCACGCGCTTTCCATCACCGCTACGGCCTTAACCTGGTCGGCCTACGCTATATGAACGTTTACGGACCGCGGCAGGATTATCGTGGCGCCTATATCGCCGTGATCATGAAAATGCTCGATGCCATCGACCGTGGCGAAGGTCCCACCATTCTCGGCGACGGTTCCGAGGCCTTCGACTTCGTCGCTGTCGAGGATTGCGCGCGCGCCAATCTCTGCGCCATGCGCGCCGAGACCGTCGATCGCTTCTACAATGTCGGCACGGGGATCCGCACCTCGCTGAAGGAGCTCGCCGAGCGGATTTGCCATCTCACCGGCAGCAATCAACCGATCAACTACGCACCACGCAGCCAGGCGACCCTTGTACGCAACCGGATCGGCAGTCCCAAGCGTGCGTCCGAAGAAATCGCCTTCACAGCCGATATCAATCTGGATGAAGGTCTGCGGCGCCTGATTGCCTGGCGGAACGCCGACAAAGACACCGCCGGAAGAGGATGAGCGTGCGCGAACGAGAGCCTTATCCGGCCCGGATAAAGAGTGCCCGATGATCCGGACTCCTCTCGATTTTCTCCGGCGCAGCAAAGCCTGGAAAGACTATGTCGAGCAGGCCCTGCTCCTCTTATCCTCGAGGCATGGCAAGCTCCGGCGCGCGCTCGCCAAGTCGATCCTGAGGCATCGCGCGCTTCGCAGGGACAACGAACGGCTGCGCACCGAATTGGCTTGGCTGGAGCAGGAGATGCTCCCGCTGCGCCGGCGGTTCGCCGCAACGAAGAGGCTGCAAGCGCGACACTTCCATCAGGAAGCCATTCTTCCGATCATGAAGGAGATCGGCCAGATCGCGGCGCTCGGCGAGACCTATGAGATATTGGCCGCACGGCGCGAGGCGCAACTCGTAATCCTGTTTGCCTCGCCGAACGACGAGCAGCGGGACGAGCTGGCAGGCGAGCAACCCGACGGACTGCTGCAACCCATCCTCGACGCCTCGATCAGCGAGGTCGCGCTGATCGTTCCCGAGCCCGACGGCGGCCATGGCACGCATCGCAGCGATGCATTGCTCGGTGCGATCCGCCGGATGCCTCTGGAAGCTGTCGCCTGGCTGAGCGAGCGCTATCCGCAGCAGCAGCGCGCCGCTCCGAACAACATCGATTATTTCGCGACGCTGTCGTCCCTTGTTGCGGATATCGACCGTCTCGATTTTCGTGCCATTCAAGCCGCGAAGACCGCCTCGATCGCACTTCCGGCGCCGCTGCCATTCGACGAGCCCCAGATGCTGCCCAAGCTGCGCTTCGCCGAGCCACGGCGCCGCTCAGCCCTTTTACTTCACAACAATTACTACCACTTCAATTGCCTCAGCGCGGGTTTGCGCGAGCGCGGCTGGGATGCCGTCACGGTCTCGCTCGAGTCTCCGGACAGCGCTCAGCAGCAGTTTTTTCACGGACAAGATGTCAGCTTGTTCGACAGCGACCCTGCTGCGATGGTGCGCAAGACGAGGGACTTCTTCCGGACGGTCCCGGAACGATTCGGCGCCCTGCATTTTTGCGGACAGGGCTATCCGACGTTTTTCTCGGAGCTGGTCGAAAACAACGAGAATCCGCGGATCGTCCCCTGGGATCTGGTCGAGCTCAGACGCCACGGCATCACCATCGGATATATGCCCAGCGGCTGCCTGGATGGTGGACTTCAATCGTCGATCCGGGAACAGACCGACGGGCTTTGTCGTCGCTGTGTCTGGGAGCTCAGGCCCGACGTCTGCAATGACGCCCGGAGTCTCGCCTGGAACAGGAAACTCGCGCTCCTCTGCGACTGGGTCGGGCTGGAGTGCGATCACGCCACGCCCGAGCGCGTCGGCCACAAGACTGTCTACGGCCCTGTCGTGACGACGCTCGATCCGAACCTCTGGCGCCCCGATCTCGACATTCCCGACGACATGCGCGTGGAGCGTGGACCAGGCGAGATCCTGATCTATCACGCAGTCGGAAACTATGCCTCGCGCAGGAGCGGCGAACGCGACATCAAGGGCACGGGAGCCATCAAAGCCGCCGTCGAAGCCCTCCGCGCGGAAGGCCTCCCGGTGCGACTGATCTTTGCCCATGATCTTCCCAGTACACGCGTCCGGTTCCTCCAGGTGCAGGCCGACATCGTCGTCGACCAGCTGAATTATGGTCGGTACGGAGCCAACGCGCGAGAAGCCCTGATGTTGGGAAAGGCGACGATCTGCCGGCTTCGGCCCGATCAGGCCGCCCCGCTGCCGCCGCTCAGGCCGATCGTGGACGTTCCCATGGTCGATGCGGACGAGTTATCGATCACCGACAAGCTGCGCGCGCTCGTCCTCGGTCCCGACCGGCGCGCCTCGCTCGGTGCGCAAGCACGCGCCTTCGCACTCGCATGGCACGGGCAAGACGCCTGCGCCGAACGCTACGAGCGCGTCATCGACAGGATCCGAGCCGGTCTGCCACTCGATTCTCCCGACCTCTATCCCGCATGAATGCCAACTGCGCTTCCGGGACGCTTGCGCCTCGGCAATCCTACGCCTAATCGAGGCCACCTAGTCGCTGCTCGGCAGCCGAACCGCCCCGCTGGAGATCGCGATGTCCGTTCCATTTCTTCCGATCGCCAAGCCTGTCATGGGCGAGGAGGAGGTCGCTGCGGTCCGCTCCGTTCTGGAATCGGGCTGGTTGACCCAGGGCCCCTGGGTCAAGCGCTTCGAGGAGAATTTCGCAGCCCGCCATGGCGTCAAGCATGCCTTCGCGGTGACGTCTTGCACCACGGCACTGCATCTCGCCCTCGTCGCGCTCGGCATCGGCCCGGGCGATGAAGTTATCGTTCCCGCCTTCACCTGGGTCGCGACGGCCAATGTCGTTGTCCATTGCGGCGCGACCCCCGTTTTCGTGGATATCGAGGCGGCGAGCTATAATCTCGATCCCAGCGCCGTAGCGCGCGCGCTCACCCCCAAGACCAAGGCCGTCATCGCCGTTCACCTCTTCGGCCTCACCGCCGACATGGATCGGCTGCGTGCTGTCGTCCCCGATCATATTCCGATCGTCGAGGACGCCGCCTGTGCGGCTGGAGCCGACTACCGGGGCAAGGCGGCCGGCGCGCTCGGCGCTCTCGGCTGCTTCTCGCTGCACCCGCGCAAGTCGATCACCTGCGGCGAGGGTGGCGTCGTCACCACGAACGACGATCGGCTCGCGGCTCTCGTCGATACTTACCGCAATCATGGCGCAAGCATCTCCGAGGAAGTTCGCCATCGCGGACCGAAGCCTTACGAGCTGCCTGAATTCAAGGTCTTCGGCTTCAACTATCGCCTGACCGACGTCCAGGCGGCGATCGCCACGATCCAGCTGGAGAAGCTCGATCGCTTCATCGCCGAACGGAGCGAACTCGCCAAGCTCTACGACGCCAGGCTGCAGCAATTCGACTGGATCAGCGCACCGCTTCGGCCGGAAGGCCAGGTCCACGCGCTGCAGGCCTATGTCGCGCTGGTCGACGAAAAGCGTGCTCCGGCCAGCCGCAACGAGATCCTCGCGCATCTGCAGGCATCGGGCATAGGCGGGCGTCCCGGCACCCATTCCGTCGTCGGGCTGGAGGCCTATCGCAAGACCTTCGGCACCGACCCGGCCGACTTCCCGGTCGCGACCGCCACCGAAGCGCGGAGCATCGCCCTGCCCTTGCACAACCATATGCAAGCCTCTGATGTCGAGCGGGTCATAGCCGCGTTGGCCGCGCTTTGACGCGAGCCATCATCCCGTGAGCTGATCCAGCATGTGCGGTATCGCCGGCTTTCTCAACCGCAACGACGCGCCTGCCGACCCCGCCATCGTCGTCGCGATGCGCGATGCTCTGGCGCATCGCGGTCCCGACGGCGCGGGCCTCCACGTCGACGGACCGCTCGGGTTCGGCCATCGCCGGCTGTCGATCATCGATCTGCGTGCTATCGCCAACCAGCCGATGCATTCGCCCGACAGGCGCTGGACGATCATCTTCAACGGCGAGATCTATAATTTCCGCGAGCTGCGCGCCGAACTGGAGCGCGAAGGCTGGAGCTTCCGAACACTCTCGGACACGGAAGTCCTGATCGCCGGCTGCGTCATCTGGGGCGTCCGCAAGCTCGCCCGGAAAATTGACGGGATGGCTGCCTTTGCCCTCTGGGATGCGCGCGAGAAGCGCCTTCATCTCGTGCGCGACCGCTTCGGCGTGAAGCCACTCTATCTCTGGCGCACCCCTGAACGCATCGCCTTCGCCTCAGAGATCAAGGCCTTCATGGCGCACCCCGATTTCCGGGTGCGGGTCAATGACAGTGCCCTGCGGGAATATTTCACCTTCCAGAATCTATTTCGGGCCCACACGCTGTTCCAAGGCGTGGAGCAGCTCCCGGCTGCAACGATCCTGACCATCGATCGCGACGGCGAGCGGCGCGAGACCTATTGGGACTACGACTTTTCTCACAGCGAGCCGATCGGCACCGAGGAGGCGGTCGAGACCCTTGAAACCTTGATGAAGCAGGCGGTCGAACGTCAGCTCGTCGCCGACGTGCCGGTCGGGGCCTATCTGTCGGGAGGCATGGATTCCGGCACGCTGGTCGCCCTCGCGAGCCAGCATGTGCCGCGCATGCAAACCTTCACAGCCGGCTTCGAAATGAGCCGCGTCCAGGGGACGGAGGCCGGCTTCGACGAACGCCGTGATGCCGAGTTGATGGCCTATTGCTACAAGACGGAGCACTACGAGCAAGTCATCAATGCCGGCGATATCCGCTGGTCGCTGCCGCGCGTCGTCTGGCATCTTGAGGATCTGCGCCTCGGGATGAGCTATCCGAACTACTACATCGCCAGGCTGGCATCAAAATTCGTCAAAGTCTGCCTCTCGGGCGCCGGCGGCGACGAGCTCTTCGGGGGGTATCCCTGGCGCTATTATCGCGTCTTCCGCTCGCTCGACCAGGACGACTATCTGTCGAATTACTACGGCTTCTGGCAGCGCCTGACGACCGCCGAGGAGCGCAAGCGCCTGTTCGGCGCCTCGGCGGATGACGAGGCCGAGATGTTCGACGTCTTCCGCTCGGTCTATGCTGATGCGCCGCGTCTCTCCTTCGAGACGCCGGAGGATCACATCTCCGCATCGCTCTATTTCGAGTGTCGGACATTCCTTTCCGGCCTTCTCCTGGTCGGCGACAAGCTCTCAATGGCGAACGGCCTCGAGGAGCGCTTCCCCTTCCTCGACAACGCGCTCGTCGATTTCGCGATGCGGCTGCCGGCCCGGCATAAGCTGTCCGATCTGGAGCATATGCTCACGGTCGACGAGGACGCCGTCCGCAAGAAGCTGCTGGCCGAGGATTCGTTCGCTGGCGGCAAGAGCTGCCTGCGCCAGGCGATGACGCATGTTCTGCCGCCGGAGATCATGGAGCGCCGCAAGCAGGGCTTCTCCTCGCCGGAAGCCTCCTGGTACCGCGGCGATAATGCGGACTATGTCCGGGACATGCTGCTCGGCACGGATCTGGCGTCGAGCGCTTATCTCGACGCCGATTTCATCCACACTGCGGTGGAAGAACATCTGTCCGGGCGGAAGAACAATCGGCTGCTGCTCTGGTCGCTCCTGTCTTTCGAGCAATGGTGCCGTTGCTTCATCAATGGCGAGAAGCCCTATGCCAGCTAGTGTCCTGCTCCTCGGCAGCAGCGATGTCACGCTGACGGTGGCGCAGGCCGTCGACGCGGTCGGCGCGCGGTTGAGCGGCATCGTCACCGTCGGTGACAGTTTCTCGATCTCGTATAGCGAGAAGCGCGTCGCCAATGTTCGCAGTGCTGATCCTGCCGCATGGGCGCAGGACAAGGGAGTGCCGATCATTCCCTTCACGACGTATGAGAATGTGCTGGAACGCCATCAGGGCAAGCTTCCAGCGATCTGTCTGGTTGCCGGCTGGTATCACATGGTGCCACGTCGTTTCCGCGAAGCCTTCCCACGTGGTTGCTTCGGTTTCCATGCTTCGTTGCTTCCGAAGTTTCGGGGCGGCGCGCCTCTCAACTGGGCCATTCTGTCCGGTGCGAAAGAAACCGGCGTGACCTTATTCGAGATGGCCGATGGCGTCGATACCGGCTTGATATTCGGTCAGGAGTCGTTCCCGATCGCGCCCAATGCCATGATCGGTGATCTCGTGGTCGCATCACGCGATGCATGCGCGACGCTGACGAAGCGTCATCTCGCGGCACTGCTCGATGGCCACGCAAAGGGGAACCCTCAGGAAGGTGAGGCCAGCTACGGCTTACAGCGCATGCCTGATGATGGGCGAATTGATTGGGCGCAATCGCGTCTGGAGGTCGACAGGCTGGTCCGGGCCGTCAGCCGTCCCTATCCGGGAGCCTTCACGACACTGGGCGAGGACCGGATCCAGATCTGGGCGACCCGAATCCCGGATGAAGCACCGCTCGTTCTCGGTGCGCCCGGTCAGATCGTCATGCTCCCGGATTTCGATCTACCGGGCGTCGTCACCCGTGATGGCCTGCTGTTGATCGAAGACGCGACCTTCCCGGACGGCTCCAGCTGCCTCGACAAGCTGCGGAAGGCGGGGCACAAACGCTTCGCCCCTCGTTAGACTAGAAGCCCCCTCAGGCCGACTTCAAGATGTCCTCAGCCATCGCCATCACGTGCCAAGGAATCTCGAAGCGCTTCGCGCTCGTCGACGGCGGCAGCGCGTGGCGACTTGCTTTCGGAGCGAGCAAGGACGTCCCGGTCTACCAGGCGCTCCATGACATCAGCTTCACCGTGCGGAAGGGGCAGTTCGTCGGCGTGCTCGGCCGCAACGGCGCCGGAAAATCGACCTTGCTGCGGGTGGTCGGCGGTGTCTATGCCGCTGACGAGGGCCGCGTCGCCGTGAACGGCGCCATGTCGGCGATCTACGAGCTCGGCCTCGTCGGCAACCCGGAGCTGACCGGGCGAGCCTATGCCGACCGCCTGCTGACCGTCCATGGCTTCTCGCGGCGCGAGCGGGCCGAGATGATTGCCGACATCCACGATTTTTCCGAATTGGGCGACCGTTTCGAAGACCCGGTCCTGACCTATTCTGCGGGCATGACGGCGCGCCTGTTCTTCGCGACCGCGACCGCCGGCAGCTACGATGTCTATTTGCTCGACGAGATCCTATCGGTCGGCGACCAGCATTTTCAGGCGAAATGCTGGCGGCGCCTGCGTGATCGCATTTCCAGCGGTGCCTCCGGCGTGCTCGTCACGCATGATTGGAGCGCCATCGTCCGGATGTGCGAGACGGCCTATGTCCTCGACAAGGGCAAAGTGACCTTTGGTGGCCCGGCAGAACGAGCCGCACGGCTCTATCTCTACGGCGAGGATGCGCGCGAGACGCACCATGCCGGCGTCGCAAAATTCCTGTCGCGGCCGCAGACGCCCATCGTCGCGACAGCGGGCGAGGATCTCGACATCACGGTCGATGTGCTGGTCGAAACCGCAGCCGAGGTCGGCTGCACGTTCGTGATCGAGCGCTTGCAGCCGGGCTTCGGGTGGGAGACGGCGCTGATGTCGCGGGGCGTGACTCCCATCGGATCACACCCCGGCGAATACCAGCTCGCCATCAAGGTTCCCAAACTGCCGCTCGAGCCCGGCGACTACCAGGTCAGCCTCCACCTCGTGATGCCGGATCACGAGGTGCCGGGACGGCGCATCATTCTCGATGGCTGGTCCTGGCTGAACGGCGACGGGCTTTCGCTCGACATCGTCGGAGACGCTATTCCAGGGGCGGCCTTGCCTTTGCACTGGCGTGTCGGAGCTACTGAAGCGATCGCATGACGGCTGCTCCAAAACGAATGGACGCGCATGTCAGCGTTCGCAACGTCTCCAAGACTTTCTCGCTGGCCGAGCTCGGCCGCGGACCGATGTCGCTCCGTGAAGCGCTCCGCACTGGCGAGCGCGTCACGACCTTGCGCGAGGTGCGTGCGCTGCAGGAGGTGTCGCTCGAAATCCGTGAAGGCGAACGCATCGGCATCATCGGTCGCAATGGAGCCGGCAAGACCACGCTGCTTTCGATGCTGGCGGGGATTACCGACCCAACGGCCGGCCAGATCGAGATCACAGGCGACGTCCATGCGATGCTGACGATCGGCGCGGTGCTCCGCGACGAGGCGACCGGCCGGGAAAACATCTATCTCGACGGCGCCGTGCACGGCAAAAACCGTGACGAGATCGAAGCCCATGTCGAGGAGGTGATCGCCTTCTCCGAGCTCGGCGAATTCATCGACCGGCCGGTGCGGACCTACTCCTCCGGCATGAAGGCGCGCCTCGCCTTCTCCATGGGCGCCTTCATCGAGCCCGACGTGCTCATCATCGACGAGACGCTTTCGGTCGGCGATGCCTTCTTTGCGGCCAAGGCCGCCAGGCGCATGAAGGAGATCACGGCTCAAGGCCGAATCGTCATCGTCGTCAGCCATGCGCTCGGCGTCATCGACGAGATCTGCAGCCGATGCCTTTGGCTCGATCAGGGCAGGCTGGTTATGGACGGCCCGGCCAGGGAAGTGACCAAGGCCTATGAGAAAGCCGTCGCTCAGGCCGACGAAGCGGAGCTGGTAGCCAAATTCGGACGTGGGACCGCCTCGGTGCGCCGGGCAGAGGCGGGCGGCCTGACCGATGTCCGTCTCGATCAGGACGGCATGGCGATCACCGCCAGCGCGCGCGCCCTGGTGCCGCTGCGCCTATCGGCAAGCGGCCGGCTGACGCTGGCCGAAGGCGCGGGCGACCTCTGCCTGTCCATCCTCCGGGTCGACGGACGGAGGATCCTCGAAAGGCGCCTCTCGCCAGATGCCGCTCGCCTGCCTGCGACCGGTCCGTTCGACCTCTCGGTCACCTTCGAGCCAATGATCCTCGGCGCCGGTCTCTATCGTTTCGAGCTGACGCTGCTTGACGAGCGCGGGCCGATCGACGCAATCCATCGCGTGATCGAGATCGTCGACGAGGAAGGCCAGTTCGGCGGTGCTCCGCTCCTGCTATATCCACCAGTCATCACGGCGACGCCGAAGGGAGATATTTCATGACGCTCGCGGGGTTTGACCGGCGAGACTATGGGATGCTCCTCAGCCTGTTCCGGATGGCGCTGAGCGACCGTTTCCTTGGCTCCGCCCTCGGCCTGGTCTGGGCCGTGCTCTCGCCGCTGATGCTGATGGGCATCTTCGTCTTCGTCTTCACCTTCGTGTTCCCGAGCCGGTTGCCGGGGCGCGAGGGAGCGCTGCCCTTCGTCATCTGGCTGATCAGTGGCTATGGGCCTTGGCTCGGCATCAACGAAGGCCTCAGCTCGGCCACCAGCTCGGTCACCAGCAATGCCGGCATCGTCAAGAACATCGCCTTCAAATCGGAGCTCCTGCCGGTGGTCGGCGCCATGCTCGGCCTCGTACCGCTCGGCGTTGGTCTGAGCCTGGTCGTAATCCTCAAATTCGTCTCGGGCGAAGGGCTGAGCTGGACAGCGATCGCCCTGCCGGTCGTGATCGCGCTGCAGTTGCTCTTTGTCTCGGGGGTCGGCCTGTTCCTCTCGGCGCTCAACGTGTTCGTGCGGGATACGGCGCTGGCCCTGCCGAGCGTGCTCACCATCGTGCTGTTCGCATCGCCGATCTTCTATCCGCTATCGGCTTACCCGGCCGCGATCCGGGCGGTTCTGATCTTCAACCCATTCTATGTGCTCGCCGAGTGCTACCGTGCGCCCCTGCTCGCCGGCAGCTTCCCGCCCATCTGGATGCTGGCCTATCTTGCGGTGTTTTCGGGTGCGTTGATCGCTGGCGGGCTCTGGTGGTTCCGACGCCTGAAATCCTTCTTCGACACGCGACTCTGAGGCTCCCTTTGTTGGCGAGAACGCTCTGTTTGACGATCGATATCGACTGGGCCCATGACTCGGTCATAGCGGACACTTTAGCGCTGGTTGCCGAGGCGGGTGTCGCAGCGACCTGGTTCGTAACTCATGCGACACCCATTCTTGCCGATATCCGAGCAACACCTCGCCAAGAGCTCGGTCTCCATCCAAACTTCAATCCGCTGCTCGATGGAGCACCAGGATCGGCGAGAGACAAGCTGCTCCAACTGCGCGACATTGTTCCGGAAGCTGTCAGCGTTCGTAGCCACTCGCTCGTACGATC includes:
- a CDS encoding ABC transporter ATP-binding protein — translated: MSSAIAITCQGISKRFALVDGGSAWRLAFGASKDVPVYQALHDISFTVRKGQFVGVLGRNGAGKSTLLRVVGGVYAADEGRVAVNGAMSAIYELGLVGNPELTGRAYADRLLTVHGFSRRERAEMIADIHDFSELGDRFEDPVLTYSAGMTARLFFATATAGSYDVYLLDEILSVGDQHFQAKCWRRLRDRISSGASGVLVTHDWSAIVRMCETAYVLDKGKVTFGGPAERAARLYLYGEDARETHHAGVAKFLSRPQTPIVATAGEDLDITVDVLVETAAEVGCTFVIERLQPGFGWETALMSRGVTPIGSHPGEYQLAIKVPKLPLEPGDYQVSLHLVMPDHEVPGRRIILDGWSWLNGDGLSLDIVGDAIPGAALPLHWRVGATEAIA
- a CDS encoding ABC transporter ATP-binding protein, producing MTAAPKRMDAHVSVRNVSKTFSLAELGRGPMSLREALRTGERVTTLREVRALQEVSLEIREGERIGIIGRNGAGKTTLLSMLAGITDPTAGQIEITGDVHAMLTIGAVLRDEATGRENIYLDGAVHGKNRDEIEAHVEEVIAFSELGEFIDRPVRTYSSGMKARLAFSMGAFIEPDVLIIDETLSVGDAFFAAKAARRMKEITAQGRIVIVVSHALGVIDEICSRCLWLDQGRLVMDGPAREVTKAYEKAVAQADEAELVAKFGRGTASVRRAEAGGLTDVRLDQDGMAITASARALVPLRLSASGRLTLAEGAGDLCLSILRVDGRRILERRLSPDAARLPATGPFDLSVTFEPMILGAGLYRFELTLLDERGPIDAIHRVIEIVDEEGQFGGAPLLLYPPVITATPKGDIS
- a CDS encoding ABC transporter permease, which translates into the protein MTLAGFDRRDYGMLLSLFRMALSDRFLGSALGLVWAVLSPLMLMGIFVFVFTFVFPSRLPGREGALPFVIWLISGYGPWLGINEGLSSATSSVTSNAGIVKNIAFKSELLPVVGAMLGLVPLGVGLSLVVILKFVSGEGLSWTAIALPVVIALQLLFVSGVGLFLSALNVFVRDTALALPSVLTIVLFASPIFYPLSAYPAAIRAVLIFNPFYVLAECYRAPLLAGSFPPIWMLAYLAVFSGALIAGGLWWFRRLKSFFDTRL